One window of the Nocardia huaxiensis genome contains the following:
- the glpD gene encoding glycerol-3-phosphate dehydrogenase: MTPKPQSQFLGPQQRDAAWERLGSDHFDMIVIGGGVVGAGIALDAATRGLEVALVEARDLAAGTSSRSSKMFHGGLRYLEMMEFGLVREALKERELALSGLAPHLVKPLRFLYPLSRYGWERPYVAAGLFLYDNMGGAKSVPGQHHLTKSAALRLAPGLKGSALTGGLTYYDTVVDDARHTMTVARTAAHYGAVIRTSTQVVGFLREADRVVGVKVRDSEDGRTTEVRGSVVVNSTGVWTDELQALAHVRGRFHVRASKGIHIVVPRDRIASDTSIILRTEKSVLFVIAWGTDHWIIGTTDTDWNLDLAHPAATKSDIDYLLEHVNKVLVTPLTHADITGVYAGLRPLLAGESDQTSKLSREHAVARIAPGLVGIAGGKYTTYRVMAYDAVDEAAQDIPRSVPSTITERVPLLGADGYYALMNQIPHLAEKYGIHPYRIQHLLNRYGSLIDEVVGMAEGKAELLEPITTAPGYLQVEALYAAAAEGALHLDDILARRTRISIEYAHRGVDCADQVARLVAPILGWSDADIAREVETYSARVKAEIESQTQPDDAAADALRQEAPEARREVLDPVPIVPTIQD, from the coding sequence ATGACCCCGAAACCGCAATCGCAGTTCCTCGGCCCCCAGCAGCGCGACGCTGCCTGGGAGCGGCTCGGAAGCGACCACTTCGACATGATCGTCATCGGCGGCGGCGTGGTCGGCGCGGGCATCGCGCTCGACGCGGCCACCCGGGGACTCGAGGTCGCCCTGGTGGAGGCGCGTGACCTGGCCGCCGGCACCTCCAGCCGTTCGTCCAAGATGTTCCACGGCGGTCTGCGCTACCTGGAGATGATGGAATTCGGGCTGGTGCGGGAGGCGCTCAAGGAGCGCGAACTCGCGCTGTCCGGGCTCGCGCCGCACCTGGTGAAGCCGCTGCGCTTCCTCTACCCGCTCTCGCGCTACGGGTGGGAGCGGCCGTACGTGGCCGCCGGGCTGTTCCTCTACGACAATATGGGCGGCGCGAAATCCGTTCCGGGACAGCATCATCTGACGAAATCGGCGGCGCTGCGGCTGGCTCCCGGACTCAAGGGGAGCGCACTCACCGGCGGCCTCACCTACTACGACACCGTGGTCGACGACGCCCGGCACACCATGACCGTGGCGCGCACGGCCGCCCACTACGGCGCGGTCATCCGCACCTCCACCCAGGTGGTCGGCTTCCTGCGGGAGGCGGACCGGGTGGTCGGCGTGAAGGTGCGCGACAGCGAGGACGGCCGCACCACCGAGGTGCGCGGCAGTGTGGTGGTCAACTCCACCGGCGTCTGGACCGACGAACTCCAGGCTCTCGCGCATGTTCGCGGTCGATTCCATGTCCGAGCATCCAAGGGCATTCATATCGTCGTCCCGCGCGACCGCATCGCCAGCGACACCTCCATCATCCTGCGCACCGAGAAGAGCGTCCTGTTCGTCATCGCGTGGGGCACCGACCACTGGATCATCGGCACCACCGACACCGACTGGAACCTCGACCTCGCGCACCCGGCCGCCACCAAATCCGATATCGACTACCTGCTCGAACACGTCAACAAAGTGCTGGTCACCCCGCTCACGCACGCCGACATCACCGGCGTCTACGCGGGCCTGCGACCCCTGCTGGCCGGTGAGAGCGATCAGACCTCCAAACTCTCCCGCGAGCACGCCGTCGCCCGCATCGCACCCGGCCTGGTCGGCATCGCCGGCGGCAAGTACACCACCTACCGCGTCATGGCCTACGACGCGGTAGACGAAGCGGCACAAGACATTCCACGCAGCGTGCCCTCCACCATCACCGAACGCGTCCCCCTGCTCGGCGCCGACGGGTACTACGCCCTCATGAACCAGATCCCGCACCTCGCCGAGAAGTACGGCATCCACCCGTACCGAATCCAGCACCTGCTCAACCGCTACGGTTCCCTCATCGACGAGGTGGTCGGCATGGCCGAAGGCAAAGCCGAACTCCTGGAACCGATTACGACCGCCCCCGGCTACCTCCAGGTCGAGGCCCTGTACGCGGCCGCCGCCGAAGGCGCGCTGCACCTCGACGACATCCTGGCCCGCCGCACCCGCATCTCCATCGAATACGCCCACCGCGGCGTCGACTGCGCCGACCAGGTGGCCCGCCTCGTAGCCCCCATCCTCGGCTGGTCCGACGCCGACATCGCCCGCGAAGTCGAAACCTACAGCGCCCGAGTAAAAGCCGAAATCGAATCCCAAACCCAACCCGACGACGCCGCCGCCGACGCCCTCCGCCAGGAAGCCCCCGAAGCGCGCCGCGAAGTCCTCGACCCGGTCCCCATCGTCCCCACCATCCAGGACTGA
- a CDS encoding Fpg/Nei family DNA glycosylase produces MPEGDAVFLTAKRLRPALAGKTLTRSDFRVPRYATLDLRGQRVESVGTYGKHLFIRTAEVSIHTHLKMEGSWRVYAPGQRWTKPGFTARVVLATDDAEAVGFSLGTVEVLRVGDEHAVTDRLGPDLLAADWDAEEAVRRLEREPAIPIGVALLDQTKLAGIGNIYRSEVCFLRRVHPATPVGRIADLPGLVDEAQRVLTRAAHEPPWRALVYGKQHRPCPRCGTNLVVRMLGDGVKEERGIYFCPRCQPTPVV; encoded by the coding sequence ATGCCCGAAGGTGACGCGGTCTTCTTGACTGCCAAGCGGCTGCGTCCCGCCTTGGCGGGAAAGACGCTGACGCGTAGTGATTTCCGCGTTCCCCGGTACGCCACGCTCGATCTGCGGGGCCAGCGGGTGGAGAGCGTCGGGACGTACGGAAAGCATCTGTTCATACGGACAGCCGAGGTCAGCATCCACACGCATCTGAAGATGGAGGGGTCGTGGCGGGTGTATGCGCCCGGACAACGGTGGACCAAGCCGGGGTTCACGGCGCGGGTCGTCCTGGCGACCGATGATGCTGAAGCCGTGGGGTTTTCGCTCGGAACGGTGGAGGTGCTGCGCGTGGGCGACGAGCACGCCGTGACCGACCGGTTGGGCCCGGATCTGCTGGCGGCGGACTGGGATGCCGAGGAGGCGGTGCGCAGGCTGGAGCGGGAGCCGGCGATTCCCATCGGGGTGGCGTTGCTGGATCAGACGAAGCTGGCGGGGATCGGGAACATCTACCGGAGCGAGGTGTGCTTTCTGCGGCGGGTGCATCCTGCTACACCGGTCGGCCGGATCGCGGATCTACCGGGGCTGGTGGACGAGGCACAGCGTGTTTTGACTCGCGCGGCGCACGAACCACCGTGGCGGGCACTGGTTTACGGCAAGCAGCACCGGCCGTGCCCGCGGTGCGGGACCAACCTTGTGGTGCGCATGCTGGGAGATGGCGTGAAGGAGGAGCGCGGGATCTATTTCTGCCCGCGCTGCCAGCCGACGCCGGTCGTCTGA